The following nucleotide sequence is from Coffea eugenioides isolate CCC68of chromosome 3, Ceug_1.0, whole genome shotgun sequence.
cgagtttaaaaaataaaaaataattatttttttaaaaaaatgaataaaacagtaattaacaaataataaaagcTGGATCAGTTTTGTCTTGGgtgtttttagaaaatatttataGCAGATgctttcaaaaaataaatcttCCATTTACATGGTTGTACTTTCAAAATTGGGGCTGTTCGAATGGTGGAGCTTTGTAAAACACGTTTTGGAAAACTGGCTTGTCCGTGATGTTTGTTACTTATTCAAGCCTAATTAAGTCAAGAACAATTGGAAAAAGTTGATTATATTTTTTTGTCTGTCTACTCAAAAGAAATGATTACacacacaaatatatatatgataGGTGGAGTATTCTTCCTGCCTCTAGCTCCATTTAAATTCAGCGGTAAAAATTTCTCCAGAGTCGGGCGGTGCATGCTCTCACCGCCATAACCTTTCCTTAAGTCTTGGTCCTTAACGtgtaaaaaaatttattcactAGTCAAGTCATGATGTGTGCTAGAAAATGAAATAATGCTTCGTAAATACGCAAAGTGATAGACATTGTCGTCCACTTGCCATCAATCGTTATAGTGTAAGCCAAGCTAAAATTTGTTCTAAACCATgtattacttaaaaaaaaaaggtaactaaatcattttcaaactcaaatttgaaattgaacCCAAGCTCAAGTTCACCTGGTTTAATTTAATGAGCCGAACTCAAGTTTGAAATTGAATATCTATACCAATTAATGAATCAAATTGAGTAGCATTTATAACTCGTTTAATATTCAATTGAATTCCAATTCTATTCATATAAGACTCCCCCTATCCCATTTTAATAGTCctaattttttttcacacagtttaagaaaaagtagttaactttgttggaaaaacaaatttagattgctattttcctaaaatatccttacattaaataaagttggTTTTTCAtatactccctccatcccactttgatagtcctattttcctttttcgtctgttcCAAATtctagtccactttccaattgaagaatgtagttgtattttaatttttctaaaatacccttattcaatataagttgttgttactataaacctaccacATTTAATGCATTTAGATTTTCCAATTTTATTTATATCAGGAGGGAAACAAACTATGTCTATCATTGGCTACAAACCATgagtgaaaattttcaaaaccatTCATATTCCCACAATTTTTCTAATGAAACTCCAACAAAAGAATATGatttcaagttcccataaagttgtactcgaATTAACGTGAggatattttaggaaaatagctgcctaaattgattgttccaacaaaattaactactttttcttaaactgtatGAAAAAAAATCAGGATTATCAAAGTGGAACGGAGGAGTATCAATATGTTTTGAAAAATCTAAATGTATTAAATGGGGTAGGCTATATTCAATATTAACaatctatattaaataaggtagtttatagtaataacaacttacattaaataagggtattttagagaaattaaaagacaattacatttttcaattggaaagtggactacaatttgggacagacgaaaaaagaaaacaaggctatcaaagtgggacggaggaaGTATGTGAATAGAGTTTAAACATTAATTACTTGGTTTGATTCTACTCGTTAAAAGCTCTAACGTCAAGTGGCTGATTGACATAGCTCAGCAGGCAGGTAAAAGCATTAGAAAAAAGATTGTGCTAAAAAATTTTATCGCCCAACATATTCGGGTAGAAGATGCTTCTAATTGCTTGAAACAAAACTGGTGTCTTTCATTGTATGTGTTCCCAAATTTTGTGTTTGAGGTTTCATCTGCTTAAGGTATCTTGAACATTCTTGAACTTTTTGgtctaagaaaaaaaaaacgtttTGAAGTCAATATAATTAGTCCCAAACTATTTTGAATGTAATCAAATGCTTCTCCTAGTTCTGGCCAAATTAATCTCATTTCGTGTCAACTTGTGTCTATGCCGTTAGCTAACAGGAGATCAGAAGTAAAGGGCAAATGCAAAAAATACTCGAAATCAAACGTAACAAACTTTGAAGTTTTGATATCAATGCCCACTAAATTCTATTTGGGCAAGGACAAATGTACTATGACCAATTACATCTGCcaatgaaaatttggaaaaaaaattcatcttTTGGCAATTTCTCACTTCTATTTCTTGAAATCTACAACCAAATCATTAGGCGTAATCCCCCTCCAGAAGATACAGATCTATACCATAAAGAGCCTAGCCTGTAAGTTGATCATCATTTTTACGAATCTGGCACACCGAGTCACCTTCTTCCGCAGATTTAGTAGGAAAGTCATCCTTATATTTTCTAAATCAGTGACAGAATATCAAAATGTTCAATCTCATCAAGACATTTCATTGCATTAAATTTCTTGGGCCCTCGAAATAGACATCTTAATTGTTTCAATCtccgaaagaaagaaaagaaaaatggaaaattaagAAGAAAAGGACAGAACAAGATGACCTCGGAAGTCTTCCTTGTGCAGCTGGGAAGACAGGATAAATACTGGCTTCATTTGCGGTACACATATCAACCTGCGCAAACTTGAGTTGAACTCGAAAGTTGTCATGGGTTCTTTTGAATTTATCTCTATATTCATTATGGTCCTACTTTTCCCATCATCTCATCCCAAAGCCAAAGGTGTCGCTTCAGATTCTGCTAGTGAGGCGGCTGGTCTTTTGAAATGGAAGGCCAGTTTTCAAAACCAGAACAATAACTTGCTAGCCTCGTGGAACCTCCAATCCATCAGCGGCAAGAATTCTTCCAACCTTCCATGCGCTTGGGCTGGTATTTCATGCATTAATGGAAGTGTCAACAGGTTGAATCTCTCAGAATACAGCATAAAAGGTAGCCTTTATGACTTCCCATTTTCATCCCTCCCAAATCTTGAATATCTTGAACTTAGCCTGAATCAGATCTTTGGCAGCATACCTCGTGAAATAGGTAACTTGTCCAAGCTCATTTATCTTAATTTCTCAGTTAATGAGTTGTCACATGAAATCCCACCTGAAATTGGCAACTTGAGAAACTTGACTCATTTAGCTCTAGGAAGAAATCAACTTTCAGGTCCAATTCCTGACGGAATTGGAACTCTGCATAATCTGATTGAACTTTATCTGAACAACAACACTTTGATAGGTCCAATTCCATCCACTTTTGGCAACCTCACCAAGCTAGTGAAGTTATATCTTTGCCAAAATCACCTATATGGTCCCATTCCCCCGGCGATGGGATATTTGATCTCACTCCAGTTTCTTATGTTGTATCAAAATAATCTTATTGGGGCAATCCCAAAGTCACTGGGTAATTTGACCAATTTAACACATCTGTATCTCTATGAGAATCAACTTTCAAGTCCAATTCCAAAAGATTTGGGTGGTCTCAAATTCCTTACCGAAATGGAAATAGGTGGGAACCAACTTAATGGTTCTATTCCTATTTCAATTGGTAATTTGAGTAACTTAAATGAATTGCATCTCCGAGAGAACCAATTTTCTGGTACAATTCCAAAAGAGCTTGGAAACTTGAAAAAGTTGGTAGTTTTGGATTTGGAGCAAAATCAGTTATCTGGTCCATTGCCGGAACTGCTATGCCAAAATGGAACCCTCCAAAACATAACTGTATCTGAGAACAAGCTTACAGGTCCAATCCCTAGAAGCTTGAAATATTGCTCAAGCTTAATTAGGGCCCGCTTCAATGGGAACCATTTCCATGGTAACTTGTCAGAAATGTTTGGCATCTATCCCTTCCTGTATTTCATAGATCTCAGCAACAACGAATTCCATGGGGAACTCTCCAGCAGCTGGGGAAAATGCAAAAGCTTGACAACCCTGAAGGTTGGAAAGAACAACATCACAGGTGGTATACCTCCAGAAATTGGAACTTTAACTCAATTACAAGCACTTGATCTTTCTTCAAATTATTTATCTGGGAAGATACCAAGAGGAGTTGGGAAGTTGGCTTCTATGCTTAATCTATATTTGAATGACAACCAACTCACTGGCAGCATACCTCAGGAGTTGGGAATGCTAACAAAACTTCTTTATCTAGACCTGTCCACAAACTCCTTGAATGGATCTATTCCAGAACATTTGGGAGATTTCAGGTACTTGTTTCACATGAACTTGAGCAGCAACATTTTCACCCAAAAGATTCCattccaaattgggaagttGACCCAACTTTCTGAACTGGATTTGAGTCGAAATTTCTTCACAGGAGAGATACCATCTGAGTTCCAAGGTTTGCAAAATCTGGGAACATTTGATCTCTCCCACAATAACCTCTCTGGTGTAATCCCAAAGGCTTTAGTAAAATTGCCTGGTTTATTGCACATCAATATTTCATTCAATAATTTAGAGGGTCCAATTCCGAGTGGTAGAGCCTTTATGAATTTAACGATAGAGGAAGTACAGGGAAATAAAGGTCTATGCGGCAATATTACAGGGTTACGAGCTTGTGGAAGTTCCCCGTTGATTGAAAAGCATGTCAAGGATAAGCTGAAGAAACTTCTTGTCACAATTTTATGTCCTCTTCTGGGATCCTTCCTACTTCTTTATGCATTCTATGGTGGTCTCATATTGCATGATCAATGGAGAAAAAGTTCAGGAACAGAAGATATGGATGTGAACAAGGGCAATTTTTTTCCGTATGTTCTTATGACGGCAAAGCATTGTATTAAGAAATAGTAATGGCTACAGAAGAGTTCAATGACATATTTTGCATTGGGAAAGGGGGTTATGGAAGTGTTTATAGAGCCGAGCTTCCATCAGGCGATGTGATAGCCGTAAAGAAGCTTCACCACATGCCTGAGATGGCGATGCATAGAAGTTTCTTGAATGAGATAAAGGCCTTGACAGAAATCAAGCATCGAAACATTGTGAAACTCTTTGGCTTCTGCTCAAATTCTCGGCACTCATTTTTGGTTTATGAGTACCTTGAAAGAGGAAGCTTGGCAAAAATTTTGAGCATGGAAGAAGAAGCTATGGAGTTAGACTGGCAGAAGAGGTTGAAAATCATCAAAGGCATAGCTCATGCTTTATCTTACATGCATCATGATTGTTCACCAGCAATTGTACATCGAGACTTATCAAGCAACAACATTTTGCTTGATCCAGAATATGAGGCtcacattttttattttggtacttCTAAGTTTCTGAAAATAGATTCATCTAATTGGGGTTCTCTTGCTGGCACATATGGATATGTTGCACCAGGTAATAAATGTTTCTTTcttgcatcaattttttttgcTATTAAATTCAGGTATGATCACATGTTGTCACAACATGATTTTCCATTTGTACCTTGCAGAATTTGCCTACACAATGAAAGTAACTGAAAAGTGTGATGTTTATAGCTTTGGGGTCCTGACAATGGAAGTAATCAAAGGAAAGCATCCTGGTGACTTGATTGCTTATCTAATGTCTTCAAAGCCTGAAAACATAGAACTGAAAGTCTTGCTCGACCAAAGACTTCTGTACCCcagtcaagaaattgaaaggAGTCTGATATCCGTTCTCAAACTAGAAAGAGCTTGTCTACATGTTGATCCTCAATTTAGGCCGACAATGCTCTTTATTACCAGGTTGTTATCAACTGGTGCATCATATGAGTAAGATCTTTATGAGTAAACGTGGCCAtatgaatctttcttttttccttttccttttctgttAAATTAATAGATGCAGCAGATATGTAGAATCTTAGTGATGTTGCATTATTCTTGCCTCCTGTTAAATGCAGACTGCAGTGCCTCCTTTTCCTACAGTATAGTACTATCAGGCATCAGCAGAAGATAATATGATGAataaaaaggaggaaaaaaataaaaaggttgtTGTGGCAGCTGTGTATTGGAAAGTGAGCTGCTGAGTATGTATTGTGTGTGAAAATAAACCATCCATAGCCAATAGACTTTCAGGAGTTTTTTTAGGGGAAAATTGATACGAAAAATGGTATAGTGATGACATCTAGATTTTGACAAAGTATAGTAACCAGCAGCACACTTTATCCAAAGTGATAATTTTAGTAAATCTTATGTACACTTATTTGGAATTCAAACTGCTTGCCGAATTAGCGTCTTCCGTTTTATTAGTTTTTGATCTTCGTTCATGGTCTCATTGAAAATCTTTGTTCATACTTCAACTATCCACAGCTTGGACTTTTTTCCCAAGTAAATACCTTAATTTGTCTACCAATTGATTGCTATCTTTTGAGCTTATATACATAATCGAAATTTCATCACCAATTATCACCGCTGACATGGACGTCCAAGTAGTTGCAGCTTCACCATGTCTTAAACTTGTTGGTAATAGTTTGTAATGAAAATGTTGAAGTTCATTGTCCCACATTGAAAGAGGATAGAGTGCTCATTGTCTATATATGCATCATTGTCTTGTTTCCTTTACAAACTTGTTTCAAAATATTAGTTTGGTGGGAAAGTTATTTCAGTTTATATCTCATACACTTGAATATGAATTGAAAGATATATAAAATCTTGACAAGGTAGAGTGCTTGGATATCTTAAAAGGACAAAAGATTTAGAGCTTTCCTATAACAAATTTCCGACTGTACTTGAAGGTTATTCTGATGCAAGTTGGGTAACCAGTGTATGTGACAAAGTGTCTACTTCTGGATGGATTTTTACGTTGGGTGGAGGAGCTATTTCTTGGGCATCAAAGAAACAAACCGGCATAACTCATTCCACGATAGAGGCTGAATTTGTAGCCTTAGTAGTTGCATGCAAAGAGGCCGAATGGCTAAGAAACTTACTGTTAGACATCGAGTTGTGGCCAAAACCGATACCAGCCATTTCTTTGCATTGTGACAGCGAAGCCACTATGTCTAGAGCGTTAAATAGAATATATAACGGCAAATCTAGACATATAAGCCTAAGACATGAATATGTCAGACAATTATTGAATGATAGCATAGTCACAGTAGTGTATGTTAGATCATTCAACAACTTGGCAGATCCATTCACTAAAGCTCTCTCAAGAGATGTAGTGAAAGCAACGTCATTGGGAATGGGGTTAAAACCCGTTGTCTATAACCACTAGTAATGGTAACCCAACCTCTCTTTTAGCACTAACACTAGATGAAAGGTTTAAAGGGTAATAACATGTTACTAATAAGTGGTTGTGAGCACTAGAAATTGTATTATACCATTCCAAGATACTAGTGCAGTTTGATACTTAAGAGGCTGAGTATAATACTCTTAATGAAGTTAAATTTCGTTTCATAGTGCCTTGGTATTGAAGGCTTGAAATGTACTTCATCTATATGATCATGGGAGTGGTGCCGCTCCTAGCAAAAGTGGGGGTTTTCTTTTGTTAATAATCATGAACCTAGGATGGAGCACACGGGCGGTAAAAGTGCTAAAATCATTTCGTGAACTATTCTCCAAAAAACGATATAATCTTGTGTGAGCTATTTCTGTTTTAACTTTAAAGTTATGGTTTAAGCAACGTAGCCACCATAACTTGTTATAACAAGTGAAATATTTACACTAACAGAAGGGTTTAAGTTCACAAACACCTTTCTCTATGCAAGATAATATGAGTGCTGATTTAATTTCATTACAAACTAAGTGGGGGATTGTTGGTAATAGTTTGTAATGAGAATGTTGAAGTTCATTGTCCCACATTGAAAGAGGATAGAGTGCTCATTGTCTATATATGCATCATTGTCTTGTTTCTTTTACAAACTTGTTCCAAAATATTAGTTTGGAGGGAAAGTTTGGTGGGAAAGTTGTTTCAGTTTATATCTCATACACTTGAATATGAATTGAAAGATATATAAAATCTTGACAAAGGCACTTAATTACCCATACACTTAACAAGGGCTTTCTGATTCGGATAGGGTGCTAATTAATTAGAGGTAGTTAATGACGTTAACTACCCATACACCTATTCAATAAGGATTGCATCCTCTCATGGTGCCTTGAATAGGTGCTTCAATTCTTTTAAATAGTAGGATTTTGACAGAATTAAATCactttttcctttcatttgaTAGTTCTTAGACTTTGTTGTATCTTAGAGGTAATTTGTCTAACACATAGGCAAATAACACCTTAAGGAAAGTGCTTTCATGCCTCAAAGTCTCTGTGTTTGTCTAGTTTAGATTTGTTATTTACtacaatttttccaacaaaacttGAGCAAAGCCACGTCATGGTTATGTTAAACCAATGATATGGTATTCATTATGAACTGTAGAATTCCTTACAAGTGGCACTTAAATAATGAACAATCaaaactaaaatgaaattaTCTGTCAGTTTCACCTCTATCAAATACTATCCATGGGATTACTATTCCAAGTAGGAAAACTAAATGAAAAACATTTCAAAACAATTATCCGTCTTCTCGTGTAAACCTGTATTACAATTACGCATAAATATGGATGTTAATGAtaagaaaatcaagaaactagAAAAAGCTTTTCAAATTATTATATCTGTAGCCCTAAAATAGCTAGTATTAAATTGCCTCCagttattagaaattataagaAAGGGATTTGTCTAACAAATGCCTCAAGCCATTCTCCAAATATTAATCCTCAATAGaaagtttttttcttttatcgCAATGATATAATTCttataacctaatctagcctAATCTAGGGGAGATGGAGGGGGATTCGATGTAAGTACGGACTCTATTAATCCTCAATAGAAAGTTATGTTAAATTGTGAAAGTGCCTGAAATTGTGAGTACAGGTGAAGGGGGTTATATTGATCTATATATTAGTGTGTGCATCATTGAGTGCGTGGGAGCATCCGAGAGAAAAGGCAATAGACAAAACCCTTGACTTGGCCCTctgtctttttttatttttgatttctATATTTCAGAAAGTTTATAAAATTTGTTATTACTGATTAAAGTCGTGATAATGGAGTCAGTTGTAAACTATTTGAAAGATAGTGATGGAGGACAacggaaaaagagagaagaaccAGAAGAATTGGCAACGGGGATGTGAATAAGAGGGAAGGGGCTTAAAAGATATTGATGGAGGACAAAATGCgaaaaggaaagaaggagaGAAGAAGGGGAAGAATTAGCAATGAGGATGTGAAAAAAGGGAAAGCGGCAAAATTTACCGTAGGAAGGCTAAGTTTAATTTTAAAACATGTTTTAATGTGGCAAAACCTAGTTCTACTATGGATTTCTTTAAAAACAAATGATACTCggttgtacaaaaaaaaaaaaatcttgggtGGTCGACAGCCCCAATCCGTTGTTCCCTTTTTCCAAAGTTGGGATTTTCTACAATGGTCAATTAAAATTGCACCACACATAcacgcaacggatcttctgtcccacaccctgtgCCACTTTCTGTCTCAtcttttattatattactatttctcctacttaaacatcatgttttagttcttttttgtttccttaagattcaataactattaattgagtaaaaaataaatacagtagtttcaaaaactcaatatacaataaaaaattaaaaaatacagcagaaaattcataaaaaatctcatttttatgcattttgattttttaagtaggagaaatagcaatataataaaaggtgggacagagagtggtacagagtgtgggacagaagatccgttgcgataCAAATGTATGAACTAGTGCAACAGACATAGATaatagggttattatcactttacccatTAAACTATATTACTACTATTATTTTATCCCCTAAATTTATCTTCTAGTCAATTTACCTCCATAGATAATTtaactcaacatgttaagaaattttggacaaaagtACCATTTTATTAtatagcattactacattgCTATTCTCATTCTATCCTTTTAAATTATAGTAATACAATCGCTTTATccctaacattattttttggcattttatctcatcgttaatctaacCAGTAtggtaaaaattttttaaatatatttacccttttatatataattaaaaataaaaaagttggaatagttattcttccttttgttttcactttaagagatccaaaaacataaaaataaaaggattttctcaaatttcttttttcacacttattaatactaggaaaagaaaaagagatcgGAGAGAAGGAgatagaaaattagattttacaaagaaagaaaataaagaagagtcTAACATTATCATATTACTTTAAGATTGTCGAGACTAGAATTGGAATTTGGTGGTaaacaaaaaaagtaaaataatttttaaatgacaagaatatttaattctttcttatttatattttttaaaaaataattgagcactctctctctctctctctctctctctttcactctctctctctctctcctctccatctctccctctctctccctcctCCTTTCCCTCccaatctttctatttttttcaatattaataagattacCAAGAAAAAAGATATTAATATTCTGAttctttttcttgatactaaaaaggagaggatccactctaaatttttttcattatttttattatacaaagagAATGGTACTtttttctaaagttttttaacttgttaAGTTAGTTTAATGGTAGAATAAATTGCTAAAAAAATAATTCTAGGgagtaaattgataatgagactatAGCTTATggggataaaataattataatgGCTAAACATATCTTTTCGCTTTAGTTAACAAACTCCGTTAAGTTTGACAGTTAGTCTTGGGGGTAAAGTAACTAAAAGGTCATGTTAAGGGGAAAATTGATAGTGACACCAAACATTaaaggggtaaagtgataataaccctagaTAATAAGTAGAAGATGTATACATTCGGATATCAACCAGCAGAAACTGTATTACAGTATGCTTGAAAAGTTCTGTTTTGACACTTTGTTGTCTTAGTGCCCTTTCCTTTTTAAAATGTAAGTGTCGGTATTTATGGTAGTATAGTATATATTTCATAGAACAATTGGCAGTGCTAATGA
It contains:
- the LOC113765975 gene encoding MDIS1-interacting receptor like kinase 2-like encodes the protein MATEEFNDIFCIGKGGYGSVYRAELPSGDVIAVKKLHHMPEMAMHRSFLNEIKALTEIKHRNIVKLFGFCSNSRHSFLVYEYLERGSLAKILSMEEEAMELDWQKRLKIIKGIAHALSYMHHDCSPAIVHRDLSSNNILLDPEYEAHIFYFGTSKFLKIDSSNWGSLAGTYGYVAPEFAYTMKVTEKCDVYSFGVLTMEVIKGKHPGDLIAYLMSSKPENIELKVLLDQRLLYPSQEIERSLISVLKLERACLHVDPQFRPTMLFITRLLSTGASYE
- the LOC113765974 gene encoding MDIS1-interacting receptor like kinase 2-like, with the protein product MVLLFPSSHPKAKGVASDSASEAAGLLKWKASFQNQNNNLLASWNLQSISGKNSSNLPCAWAGISCINGSVNRLNLSEYSIKGSLYDFPFSSLPNLEYLELSLNQIFGSIPREIGNLSKLIYLNFSVNELSHEIPPEIGNLRNLTHLALGRNQLSGPIPDGIGTLHNLIELYLNNNTLIGPIPSTFGNLTKLVKLYLCQNHLYGPIPPAMGYLISLQFLMLYQNNLIGAIPKSLGNLTNLTHLYLYENQLSSPIPKDLGGLKFLTEMEIGGNQLNGSIPISIGNLSNLNELHLRENQFSGTIPKELGNLKKLVVLDLEQNQLSGPLPELLCQNGTLQNITVSENKLTGPIPRSLKYCSSLIRARFNGNHFHGNLSEMFGIYPFLYFIDLSNNEFHGELSSSWGKCKSLTTLKVGKNNITGGIPPEIGTLTQLQALDLSSNYLSGKIPRGVGKLASMLNLYLNDNQLTGSIPQELGMLTKLLYLDLSTNSLNGSIPEHLGDFRYLFHMNLSSNIFTQKIPFQIGKLTQLSELDLSRNFFTGEIPSEFQGLQNLGTFDLSHNNLSGVIPKALVKLPGLLHINISFNNLEGPIPSGRAFMNLTIEEVQGNKGLCGNITGLRACGSSPLIEKHVKDKLKKLLVTILCPLLGSFLLLYAFYGGLILHDQWRKSSGTEDMDVNKGNFFPYVLMTAKHCIKK